The following nucleotide sequence is from Streptomyces sp. NBC_00239.
GCAGGATGTCGTCGTGGACGGCGGGCGCGGGCGTGTCCGTGGCGATTTCGCGCAGCGAGGTCGCGACCAGGGCCCGGCCGAGCGTGGCCTGCAGCACGGCCGCGTCCAGGTCGGGCGACATGTCGGGGGCCCGGATCTCCAGCGTGGGCCAGGTCCCCGAGGGCCGGAGGTCCCAGTAGACCATCTTGGTGTCGAGCGCGGCCCCGGAGCTGAGCAGCATCTCCACCGAGTGCCGGTAGTGCGCGGTCGACGTGAAGTGCGGCGGGAGCCCGGCGGACGGCCAGGAACCCCAGGCCAGCGCCCGCCAGCTGGCGTGCCCGGTGTCCCGGCCGTCCCAGAACGGCGAGTTGGCGCCCAGCGCGATCAGCGTGGGCAGCCAGGGCCGCACCCGGTTGGCGACGGCCACGGCGGTGTCCGTGTCGAGGGTGCCGACGTGGATGTGCCGGCCGCACCCGATCAGGTTGTCGGTGAGCGCGCCGAACCGCCGGAACTGCTCCCGCTGGCGGGGTTCGTCGTGGTTGAGGGCCAGCGGCAGCTGCCGGGCCAGTACGGGCGAGGGGCTGGCCAGCAGCCGGCAGCCGTGTTCCCGGGCGGCCTTGGTGAGGATCCGCCGCAGACCGGCCAGTTCGCCGCGCAGCTGCTCGGCGGTGCCGACGACGGGGGTGGCTATCTCCACCTGGTAGCGGGTGCCCTCCGCGTGCAGCTCCGGCCGGATCCCGCCGACGGAGGAGAGGACCTCGGGTGCGACCGGCACCAGCCGCCAGGTGTGGGCGTCGACGAGCAGGAACTCCTCTTCCACGCCGAGCGTGAGGGGGCCGGTCCCGGTGTGCCGCGGGTCGGTCCCCGAGGTTCCGGATGTGCTCTTGCCAGGTTCGATCACTGCGCCTCCCTGGACATACGAGTCGTTTCATCATGAGCCGACCGGAGGCCGCAGGCGAACACCCTTTCGGTCAATCCCCGGTGAACAGCGGCGAGTTCCTCTGCGCCTGTTGTGCGAACAGCAAGCGCCGAGGGCCCCGGGAGAGACTCCCGGGGCCCTCGGTGCGGGCGGTGCCGCAGTGGTTCCGCTTACGGTCGCGGCCGGTCGCCCGCGGGGTGCGTCACTGGGGGTAGCCGCCGTCGCCGATGTAGAGCGCGTCGTTGACGTCGCGTTCGGTGCCGGGTGCGGGTCCGTCGGTGAGCCCGTTCTGGCGGGTCCAGTCGGCGGGCGCGCCCTCGCGGGTCCTGTCGCTGTCCGTCAGCAGGGTCGTCGAGCCGCCGCCGTCGAGGTTGACGGCGTCCATGACACCGAGGGACTTCAGCGGCACCGCGATCTCCGGGAGGAAGCCGCCGTCGGGCGCGTAGGCGCCGCGCGGCCCGGTGAGCGTGGCGATGAGCGTGCGTCCCTGGTCGTCGACGCCGAGGACGGTACGGGAGTCCCGGCAGAAGTCGGTGGCGGCGCGCTCCGCGAAGGTGGCCACCTCCTTGTCCTTGCCGTTCACGTCGTACAGGCGCGCGCAGGAGCCCCACGCGTACTCCACCGTGCCCTTTTTGGCCGCGTAGATGTTCTCGCCGCCCTCCACGAGCCGGGCGCCGCCGGAGAGGATGTCCACCGACTCGTCGAGGGGGATCTCGCGCGTGACCCCCTTCTCGTCGAAGCTGTGGTCGAGGACCTTCTGGGTGACCGTCAGCGTGGCGCCGGCCTTGTGCTGCTGGGCCAGCCAGTCGGCCTGGTGGTCGCCGATCGCCTGGAGGATGTACTCACCCCGGTTGACGGTCCTGCCGCCGCGCTCCGCCGACCCCTCGATGATCTTGCCGGCGGCGTCCAGGCGGACCTCGTAGCCGGGCTGGTCGTCGGCCGCGATGTGCTTGTTGACGTCCCGCTTGGGCGTCGGCACCTTGTAGGTGTCGTTGAACAGCACGAACTCGGTGGGGTCCGTGAACGCGCTGATGCTCTTGTTGTGACCGTCGAGGTACGGACCGACCTTGCCGGCCTTGTCGTCCGCGTCCCGCGAGCAGCCCAGGGCTCCGCCCGGGTTGCGGTTGACGTCGTCGATCCGCTGCGTCTCCTCCCCGTACGGGCGCTTCGCCTCATCCACGTTGCTGCTGACCGTGATCACGGCCTCCAGCGGGGCGAAGTAGGGCATGCCGTACTGGAGCACCACGCCGTTGCGGGGGTTGGCGATGTCGGTGGTGCAGTTGGCCCCGGTCAGCTCGCCGTCGCGGGCGGCGATGCCGAAGGTCTGGATGGTGTCCGGGGTGACGCCGGGAGTGCCTTCGTTGGCGAAGTAGCTGCCGTTCGCCCCGGCGATCGGGTCGTTGGGGAGCTTGTCCAGCATCGTGCGGACGGTTTCGCTGACGCCTGCCTTCAGGCCGTAGGTGCTCTCCAGTCGCAGGGCGCCCTTGGCGGGGTCCATCCGTACGATGCTCAGCTCGCGCGGGTGGGCACGGTGGGCGTTCGGGGCCGCCTCCTGGTAGCGGAAGAGCTCGACGCCGGGGGCGAGCACCTTGCTTTCCGCGGTCAGGGTGGTCCAGCCCAAGGCGGCCAGGTCGGGGGAGTCCGGCTCACCGGCGGCGCTCGTCGCACCGGGGGTGGCCAGGAGGAGGGTCGCGCTCAGGGCGGTGGCGACGGCGGCGGCGAGGCCGCGGCGGCCGGTGCGGGGGGCGGTGTTCTTCATCACGGGCAGACCGAGTCCGTTTCGCTGGTCGTGAACTTGTGCGAGCCGAACGTTCCGGCGAACTCGCCCGCGAGACTGGTGCTGTCGCCGCGGTTCACGCGGTACGCCTTGGCGCCCGAGGGGAACGTGCCGGACCAGGTGTGTTCGTTGTAGAAGCAGACCGCGGTCCCGGTGCGGTTGCGCACCGACTGCACGTTGGCCTCCCAGCCGCCCGCGTACTGCCGGTAGTCGATCGCGGTCTCGAACATCGGGCCGCGGCCGTTCTTCTCCCGGAAGATGCACACCTTGTCGTCGGTGCACCGCTCGTAGCCCGTGAAGCAGAGCGACTGGGCCGAGACCAGCTTGTGGGAGCTGACCTTGCCGGCCAGGTTGTTGCCGGCCGGGGCGCCGGGCGTGGCCAGCGTCGCCAGGTCGCCCTTCGCGCCCGGTGCGACGGCCTGGAGGGCGGCGCCGTACTGGGTGTTCTCGTAGAGGCAGGCCCACAGGGGGGTGTTGTTGGCGATCGAAACGGTCTTCTCGTTCCAGGTGCCGTCGTAGGCGAGGGCCTTGTCGCCGTCCTTCAGCGCGAGGCGCTGGGCCGATCCGGTGCCGCTCTCGCCGGTGTAGAGGCAGAACGTCAGCTTGTCGCAGTCCTCGTACGAGGCGCTAGCCGGCAGGACGAACAGCATGGAACAGAGGGCCGCGAGGGCTCCCGCGAAGAGGGAGCCGCGCAGAATGGTGATCTTCACAGCCGGGAAGTATGACAGTCGCATGGCACGGATAAGAACTTGTATTCGATAATCTGCGCACCGGTTAATGTCCGGTGTGACCCGAACGAGCTCTGACGAAGCGCCCCCGGACCGGCCCGCCCGCGAGCCCGACCCGGTACCGACCCGGCCCCGCGCGCGGATATTCGCCGACCTCACGCCGCTGCGCGAATCCGCGGACTACCGCCGCCTGTGGACCGGGAACACGATCACCTGGATCGGGCAGGGGATGACCTCCCTCGCCGTCTCCCTCCAGATCTACGACATCACCCGCTCCAGCTTCGCCGTCGGGCTCGTCGGCCTCTTCTCGCTCGTCCCGCTCGTCGTCTTCGGCCTGTACGGCGGGGCCATCGCCGACACCGTCGACCGGCGCAAGCTCGGCCTGTACAGCTCCGTCGGCGCCTGCAGCCTGTCCGTCGCGCTCGCCGGTGCCGCCGTGCTCGGCTTCCACCGCGTCTGGTTCCTCTACGCGATCGTCGCCCTCCAGGCGGTCTGCTTCGCGCTGCTCTCGCCCGCCCGCTCCGCGATGATCCCCAAGCTGCTGCCGCCCGGACAACTGCCCGCGGCCAACGCGCTGACCTCCGTCACCAACACCTTCGGGATGATGATCGGGCCCATGCTGGGCGGGCTGATCGTCGGCTGGTGGGGCTACCAGGCGGCCTACCTGATCGACGTCCTGACCTTCTCCGCCGCCCTGTACGCGATGTGGCGGCTGCCCCCGATGAGGCCCGAGCGGGCCGACGACAAGCGCGGGCGGGCGTCCGTACTCGACGGGCTGCGCTTCCTCGCCACCCGGCCGAACATCCGCATGACCTTCTTCACGGACATGTGCGCCATGGTGCTCGCGCACCCGCGGGCGCTGTTCCCCGCCGTCGCCGTGCTCTGGTACGGCGGCGACGCCAAGACCGTGGGCCTGCTGGTGGCCGCCCCGGCCGTGGGGGCGCTGCTCGGCGGCCTGTTCTCCGGATGGCAGGGCCGCATCCGGCGGCACGGCGTGGCGATCCTGCTGTCCGTGGCCGCGTGGGGGGTCGCGATCGCGGTCTTCGGGCTCAGCCGCAATCTCTGGCTGGGGCTGTTCTTCCTCGCCGTGGCCGGCTGTTGCGACACCGTCTCGATGGTCTTCCGGTCGACGATGCTGCAGACCGCCACGCCCGATGAGATGCGGGGGCGGCTTCAGGGGGTCTTCATCGTCGTGGTCGCCGGTGGTCCCCGGCTCGGTGACTTCCTGGCGGGCTCGCTCGCCGATCTCGCGTCGCCGCGGGTTGCCGTGACCGGCGGGGGTATCGCGTGCGTGGTCGCCGTCGGGCTGCTCGCCGCGCGCTGGCGAGGCTTCGCCCACTACGACGCCCGTACGCCCCAGCCGTGACGGGTCCCCAGCCTGACCCGCTGACTCGGGCGCACCCGCCGGCCCGACCGGCTGCCCTTCGGCTTCGCCGACGCCTGAGTGGCAACCCCTGCCCGGTGGCAACCCCCTGCCAGGGTGGCAACCCCCTGCCAGGGCGGCAACCTCCTGCCAGGGCGGCGACATCCAGCCTCGCCGGCGTTTGAGGCGCGGGTCCGGGCGGAGCCCGGTGCCCGGCGTCAGCCGGGTTGCAGTCTTGGGGCTCCGCCCCAAACCCCGCGCCTCAAGCGCCGGCGGGGCTGGAGATGGCCAGGCTGGAGATGGCCCGCTCGGGCTGTGGTGGGGCCCGCCAAAGCCTTCGCCTCAAGCGCCGGCGGGGCTGGAGATGGCCAGGTTGAAGATGGCCCCGCTCAGCTCAAACGCCGACGGGGCTGGGATTCTCCCCCCAGGGGGACTACCGCTTGGGCCAGGCCCAGGGAGACCAGGTCTTGGGGGCGTAGGCGGAGTTGGTCGGCGGTGAGGGGGGCCTCGGTGGGCGGGCGTTTGAGGATGGCCGTGGCCATCTCGGGCGCGATCACCGAGAAGTAGCTGTCAGGGGTGGCCCACATCCGCCCCGGCGCGGCCAGCGCAAGGGCCCCGCCGGAGCCCCCCTCCCCGATCAGCAGGGTCGTCACCGGCACCCGCGCCGCGGCCACCGCCGCGAACGTGTCCGCGATGGCCGGCCCGGCCCCCGCCCGTTCGGCTGCCGCGTCGTTGGCGGCGCCCGGCGTGTCCACCAGGGTCAGCACCGGGAAGCCGAGCCGGTCGGCGAGCCGGATCAGCCGGGAGGCGGTCCGGTAGCCGGCGGGCCGGGTGGCGGTGCCGCACTGGGCGGCGTACCCGATGGTCCGGCCCTCGCGGACCCCGAAGCCGCACAGCATGCCCGGGTCGGTGCCGCCCGCCCGGTCCCCGGACAGCGGCATCCGCAGCTCGAAGTAGGAGTCCAGGTAGGCCTCGGCGCGCGGTCGGTCCGGGTGCCGGGCCTGTTGCACGGCCGCCCATCCGGTCGCCGGCGGCGGTACTTCCCCGGCCGCCGCCGGGCGGTGCCCCCGGGCCAGCGCGGCCGGCGGGTCGGCGGGCACGGCCGGGCCCTCGGGGGCGGCGAGCAGGCGCAGCCAGACGGCGAGCGCCCCCGGCAGCTCCGCGGCCGGCACCACGGCGTCGACCTGCCCGGCCGCGTACTGGCCCTCGGCCGTGTAGGCGGCGGGGTCGGCGTCGGCGGGGCGCACCCGGGACCCGGCGAAGCCCACTTGGGCGCCCGGCAGGGCGAGGACCACGTCGGCGCCCGCGCCGAGGGTGGCCCAGCCGCCGCCGGTGGTCGGATCGCGCAGCACCGCGAGCTGCGGCAGCCCCGCGGCCCGGGTCAGTACGGACTGCCGGGCCACCCGCTGGAGCTGGGTGAGGGCGATCATGCCCTCCTGCATGCGGGAGCCGCCGGTCGCGATGAGCGAGACGAGCGGCAGCCGGTGCTCCCGGGCGTGCGTGTACGCGGCTTCGAGTCGGTCTCCGGTGCGCTCGCCCAGCGACCCCCCGAGGAACCCGAACTCGAAGGAGATCAGCACCGCTTCGCGGCCGCCGATGCGGGCGGTGCCGCAGACCACGGACTCCTGCTCGCCGGTTCGGGCGGCCGCGCGCTCGCGGGACGCGTCGTAGCCCGGCCACCCCAGCGGGCCGTCGGTGCGGACGGCCCGCGGCGGGGCGGGCAGCTCGGCGAAGGTGTCCGGGTCGGTGAGGGCCGCGAGCGCCTCGCGGGCGGAGAGCCGGTCAGCCATGGAGGGCCCGCTTCATGATCTTGCCCAGGTCGTTGCGGGGCAGCGCGTCGAGGTAGCGGACGTCGCGCGGCCGCTTGTGCGGGGCGAGCCGCCCCGCCACGTGGTCGGCCAGCTCCTGGGCGCCCGGCGGCGCCTGCGGGTCGACGGGCACGATCCAGGCGACGATCCGCTCGCCGAGGTCCGCGTCGGGCTCGCCCGTCACCGCGGCCTCGCGGACCCCGGGGTGGTCGAGCAGCGCGTTCTCGATCTCGCCCGCGCCGATCTTGAACCCGCCGCTCTTGATCAGGTCGGTGGCCTTTCGGCCGACGATCCGCAGGTGCCCGGCCCGGTCCCGGGTGGCCATGTCGCCGGTGCGGAACCAGCCGTCAGCGGTGTGCGCCTCGGCGGTCGCCTCCGGCCGGTTCAGGTAGTGGCTGAAGAGGTTGGTGCCGCGCACCTGGATCTCGCCGATGGTCTCGCCGTCGCACGCCTCCTGGACCGTGCCTGTCTCGTCGACGAGACGAAGCTCCACCCCGAGCACGGGCACACCGACGGTGCCGGGCCGCGAGGCGTGGTCGTCGGCGCGGACGCTCGTGTTCATCAGGGTCTCGGTCATGCCGTACCGCTCGATCACCCGGCGGCCGGTGGCCGCGGCGATCCGCTTGTGGTCGTGCAGCGGCAGCCCGGCCGAGCCGGACACCAGCAGGCGGGCCCCGGCCAGGGCCTTCACCAGTGCCGGGTCGGACCCGACCGCCTCGGCGAGGCGGTGGTACATCGTCGGGACGCCGAACAGCATGGTGGCGCCCGCTTCGAGGGCCGCGGTCACGGCCTCGGCGCCGAAGCGGCCCAGGTGGTGCGCGCAGCCGCCGCGGCGGAGCGGGCCGAGGGTGCCCAGGACCAGGCCGTGGACGTGGAAGAGCGGCAGCGCGTGGGTGACGGTGTCGGCCGCGGTCCAGCCCCAGGCGTCCTCCAGCGCGTCGAGGCTCGCGGCCACCGCGCGCCGGGGGAGCACGGCGCCCTTGGGCGGGCCCGTCGTACCCGAGGTGTAGATCACGAACGCCGGGTCCTCGTCACCGGCGGTCGTGCGGGACGCGGCGGGGGAGGCGGCGGACGCCTGCGGGCCGGCCGCGACGTCGATCTCCGTACGGGGCAGTACCGCCAGCGGTTCCGGCAGCTCCGCGCCGGGCGCGGCCAGTACGAGGTCCGGGGCGCTGTCGGCCAGGATGTGGGCCAGCTCCCCGTCGCCGGTGCGGGGGTTGAGCGGGACCACGGGGACCCCGGCCAGCAGCGCGGCCACCGCGCCGACGGCCGTCTCCAGGGTGGGCGTGGCCCACAGAGCGACCCGCCGGGTGCCGGAGATGCGGGCCGCCAGGGTGCCCGCGGCGCCGGCGAGCTCGCGGTAGGTCAGGACCCGGTCGCCGAAGCGCAGTGCCGGCCGTTCCGAGGGGGTATCCAGGGCTGGGAAGAGTGTGGCCACGGGATCACCCTACGGCGTCACGGCAGTGGCAGGGCGATCTTCACCGCATAGAGCGCGACCAGGCCGTAGCCCACCCGGAAGGTCCAGACGCGGGCCGCCGCGGAGATCCGCGACCCGGCGAACGAACCGGCCAGCACCAGGAGTTGCTGCCATGCGAGGGAGGCGGCGAAGACGGCGCCGACGAACACCGCGCCGGCCGTGCCGCCGGCCAGGGTGGCGCCCTGGGCGGTGGTGAGGGCCGCGAAGTAGAGCGCGGTGGTCGGGTTCACGGCGGTGAGCGCGGCGAAGCGGAGGAAGGTCCGGAACCCGCCGGCGGAGGTGCTCGCGGTGACGCTCGTGGTCGCGGTGGAGACCGTTGTGGAGGTCGTGGTCCCAGAGCCCGCGGCCGCGTCGGGGCCCGTGGCCGGGCCGTAACCGAGGCCGGCGGAACGGGATGCGGAAGAGGAGGGGGAAGCCGAGGAGGTGGAGGCGGGGGAACCGGTCGGGCGGAGGCCGTGGGCGGCGATGGCCAGGAGGATCAGGGCCGACAGCAGCCGGACCCAGGCCTCCACGCCGGACAGGGCCGAGGAGACCAGCGGCCCCAAGGCCGTGGCCAGCGCCGCGTAGGCCATGTCGACCACGGCCACGGCCGCCGCCGCGGCGGCGGCCGCCCGACGCGGCCCGCGCATGCTCTCCTGCACCAGCAGCACGCCGATGGCACCCACCGGCATCGCCACCCCCAGCCCCGCGGCCGCACCCGCCAGGGCGGTCGTCGTCAGTTCGCTCATGCCCCCAAGTAGGCCGCCGCCCGCGGGCGCTTCGGGCCCGAATATCGGCCGGGACTGCGAGAATCGCGGCATGGACCGCATCGACAGGGAAATCCTCGGCGTCCTGCAGCAGGATGCGCGGATCTCCTACCGGGACCTCGGGGTCCGGGTGGGGCTCAGTGCCAACGCGGCCGCCGACCGGGTCCGCCGGATGCGCCGGGACGGCGTGATCCGCGGGTTCACCACGCTCGTCGACCCGGCGGCCGACAGCGGCGGCGGACTCGTCGTCTTCATCGACGTCACGCTGCGGCTGGACACGACCAACGAGGACTTCGAGAAGGCCGTCGCCCGGATGCCGGGGATCACGGAGGTGGTCCACGTGACCGGCGAGCACGATTACCTGGTGCGGGCCAGGGCGGCCGATCCGGCCGCGCTGGACGGGTTGTTGCGCCGCCTCAAGAGGGAGGCGGGCGTTGCCCACTCCAACACCCGCATCGCTCTGCGGGCCGCCACCCGCCCGGCGCTCTGACCCCGCGGGGTTCCTGGGGCTCCGCCCCAGACCCCGCGCCTCAAACGCCGGCGGGGCTGGGGTGGTGCCTCGGGCTGGGGGTGGTGTCTCGTGGGGTCGGCGGGGCTGGGGTGGTGCCTCGGGCTGGCGGGGCTGAGGGTGGTGCGTCGTGGGGCTGGCGGGGCTGGGGGTGGTGCCTCGTGGGGCTGGCGGGGCTCGGGTGGTGCCGCGTGGGGTCGGCGGGGCTGGAGGGGCGTCGCGTGGGTGGGTCAGAGGGCGGACTCCCACGTCAGGGACGTGCCGCGGGTGCCGGTGCCGGTCAGGCCGTCGTCCTCGACCCGCAGCCGCACCCGGCCGGCGTGCGCGGCGACCTCCACCTCGATCGAGGTGACGTCCGTACGCCGGTACGCGGCCGCCAGCGCGCCGCGCAGCGCGGTCAGCAGCCGATCCGCCACCGGCTCGGTCAGCAGCACGTCCACCGCGCCCGTGAAGTGCACGGACGGCTGGAACCCCAGCAGCACGGCCGCGCCGCCCGTCTCCCGCAGCACCCGGCCCCGGAAGGTCGTCGGCGCGTCGGTGGGCGGCTGCTGCAACGCGAAGATGGCCGTACGCACCTCCTGGATCGTGGAGTCCAGCTCGTCCACGGCCCGGCCCAGCTCGTCCCCGACCGTGTCCGCGTCCGGGGCCGCCGCACCGCGACGCCGGGTCGCGTCCAGCATCATCTCCGTCGCGAACAGCCGCTGCACCACCAGGTCGTGCAGGTCCCGCGCGATCCGGTCGCGGTCCTCGTACACCGCCAGCTGCTCCCGGTCGTGCTGCGCGTCGGCGAGCACCAGGGCCAGCGCCGCCTGCGAGGCGAACTGCGAGGCCAGCAGCCGGTCCACCGCGTCGTACGGCTTGCCGCCGCGGCGCCGCGGCAGCGCCAGCGTGCCGATCAGCTGACCGCCGCTCTGCAGCGGCAGCAGCATGCTCGGCCCGAACCGCTCCCGTACGTGCGTGGTCATCCGCGGGTCGGTCGCCGAGTCCTCGACGAACACCGGCTCTCCGCCCAGCAGCTGCTCCAGCACCGGGCTGCCCGCCTCGATGGTGGTGCCGACCAGGTCGCCCGGGTCCTCCTGGGTCGAGGCGGCGACGATCTCCATGCCGCCCTCGGGGGTCGGCTGGAGCACCACGCCGGCCGCCGCGTCCGCCAGCAACCGGGCCCGTTCGGCCACGCACTCCAGCGCGTCCGCGGCCGGGCGGCCCGCCAGCAGGGCCGTGGTCACCGCGGCGGCGCCCTCGATCCAGCGCTCGCGCCGCCGGGCCGTGTCGTACAGGCGGGCGTTGCCGATCGCTATGCCCGCCTGGGAGGCCAGCACCCGCAGCAGCGCCAGGTCGTCCTCGCCGAACGGGCCGCCGCCCTGCTTCTCGGCGAGGTAGAGGTTCCCGAACACCTCGGTGTGCACCCGGATGGGGACGCCGAGGAAGCTGCGCATCGGCGGGTGGCCCGGCGGGAAGCCGACCGCCCGCGGGTCGGTCGTCACGTCGTCGAGCAGCAGCGGACGCGGGTCGCGGGCGAGCGCGCCCAGGACCCCCGACCGCCCGTCGGGCAGGTGGGGGATCCGCTCGCGCTCCTCCTCGGTGAGGCCCGCGGTGATCAGCTCGGTGAGCCGGCCGCCGGTCCGGCCCTCGGCCCCGGCGCCGGTCGCGGGGTCCGTACCGGCGTCGGGCTCGATGATGCCGAGCGCCCCGTACCGGGCGCCGCACAGCTCCCGGGCGGACGCCACGATGTGCTGGAGCGTCGTCTTCAGCTCCAGGTCGGTGCCCACGCTGAGGACCGCTTCGAGCAGCGTCGGCAGGCCGTGCAGCGCGGCGTCGGCGCCGCCGGTGACGGCGGACCCGGTGACGGCGGACCCGGTGACGGCGGACCCGGTGACGGCGGACCCGGTGACGGCGGACCCGGTGACGGCGGACCCGGTGACGGCGGTACCGGGCGGCGGTCCCTGGCCGCGGGTGCGGCCCTGGGCCCGGCCTTGGTTCCGGCCTTGGTTCGGGCCTTGATTCGGGCCTTGGTTCCGGTCCGGCTCCCGGTCCGGATCCGGGCCTGGTTCCCGGTCGTGCTCGGGACCGGCACCGGTCCGGGGTCCGGTGCCGGTCCCGGAGTCCGGCTGCGGCGGTCCGCTCATTCGGACAGGGGGTCCAGCACCATGGGGGCGATCTTTCCTTCCAGCA
It contains:
- a CDS encoding LysE family transporter — protein: MSELTTTALAGAAAGLGVAMPVGAIGVLLVQESMRGPRRAAAAAAAAVAVVDMAYAALATALGPLVSSALSGVEAWVRLLSALILLAIAAHGLRPTGSPASTSSASPSSSASRSAGLGYGPATGPDAAAGSGTTTSTTVSTATTSVTASTSAGGFRTFLRFAALTAVNPTTALYFAALTTAQGATLAGGTAGAVFVGAVFAASLAWQQLLVLAGSFAGSRISAAARVWTFRVGYGLVALYAVKIALPLP
- a CDS encoding carboxylate-amine ligase produces the protein MIEPGKSTSGTSGTDPRHTGTGPLTLGVEEEFLLVDAHTWRLVPVAPEVLSSVGGIRPELHAEGTRYQVEIATPVVGTAEQLRGELAGLRRILTKAAREHGCRLLASPSPVLARQLPLALNHDEPRQREQFRRFGALTDNLIGCGRHIHVGTLDTDTAVAVANRVRPWLPTLIALGANSPFWDGRDTGHASWRALAWGSWPSAGLPPHFTSTAHYRHSVEMLLSSGAALDTKMVYWDLRPSGTWPTLEIRAPDMSPDLDAAVLQATLGRALVATSLREIATDTPAPAVHDDILRLARWRAAHDGLEGCGLDPYTGAEVPAADLAHALLDRLAPALAASGDLDHTADALSALLHEGSGAQRQRVVYARRGRLSDVLHHLADATEAV
- a CDS encoding acyl-CoA synthetase; translated protein: MATLFPALDTPSERPALRFGDRVLTYRELAGAAGTLAARISGTRRVALWATPTLETAVGAVAALLAGVPVVPLNPRTGDGELAHILADSAPDLVLAAPGAELPEPLAVLPRTEIDVAAGPQASAASPAASRTTAGDEDPAFVIYTSGTTGPPKGAVLPRRAVAASLDALEDAWGWTAADTVTHALPLFHVHGLVLGTLGPLRRGGCAHHLGRFGAEAVTAALEAGATMLFGVPTMYHRLAEAVGSDPALVKALAGARLLVSGSAGLPLHDHKRIAAATGRRVIERYGMTETLMNTSVRADDHASRPGTVGVPVLGVELRLVDETGTVQEACDGETIGEIQVRGTNLFSHYLNRPEATAEAHTADGWFRTGDMATRDRAGHLRIVGRKATDLIKSGGFKIGAGEIENALLDHPGVREAAVTGEPDADLGERIVAWIVPVDPQAPPGAQELADHVAGRLAPHKRPRDVRYLDALPRNDLGKIMKRALHG
- a CDS encoding sensor histidine kinase, with the protein product MSGPPQPDSGTGTGPRTGAGPEHDREPGPDPDREPDRNQGPNQGPNQGRNQGRAQGRTRGQGPPPGTAVTGSAVTGSAVTGSAVTGSAVTGSAVTGSAVTGGADAALHGLPTLLEAVLSVGTDLELKTTLQHIVASARELCGARYGALGIIEPDAGTDPATGAGAEGRTGGRLTELITAGLTEEERERIPHLPDGRSGVLGALARDPRPLLLDDVTTDPRAVGFPPGHPPMRSFLGVPIRVHTEVFGNLYLAEKQGGGPFGEDDLALLRVLASQAGIAIGNARLYDTARRRERWIEGAAAVTTALLAGRPAADALECVAERARLLADAAAGVVLQPTPEGGMEIVAASTQEDPGDLVGTTIEAGSPVLEQLLGGEPVFVEDSATDPRMTTHVRERFGPSMLLPLQSGGQLIGTLALPRRRGGKPYDAVDRLLASQFASQAALALVLADAQHDREQLAVYEDRDRIARDLHDLVVQRLFATEMMLDATRRRGAAAPDADTVGDELGRAVDELDSTIQEVRTAIFALQQPPTDAPTTFRGRVLRETGGAAVLLGFQPSVHFTGAVDVLLTEPVADRLLTALRGALAAAYRRTDVTSIEVEVAAHAGRVRLRVEDDGLTGTGTRGTSLTWESAL
- a CDS encoding phosphodiester glycosidase family protein, with translation MKNTAPRTGRRGLAAAVATALSATLLLATPGATSAAGEPDSPDLAALGWTTLTAESKVLAPGVELFRYQEAAPNAHRAHPRELSIVRMDPAKGALRLESTYGLKAGVSETVRTMLDKLPNDPIAGANGSYFANEGTPGVTPDTIQTFGIAARDGELTGANCTTDIANPRNGVVLQYGMPYFAPLEAVITVSSNVDEAKRPYGEETQRIDDVNRNPGGALGCSRDADDKAGKVGPYLDGHNKSISAFTDPTEFVLFNDTYKVPTPKRDVNKHIAADDQPGYEVRLDAAGKIIEGSAERGGRTVNRGEYILQAIGDHQADWLAQQHKAGATLTVTQKVLDHSFDEKGVTREIPLDESVDILSGGARLVEGGENIYAAKKGTVEYAWGSCARLYDVNGKDKEVATFAERAATDFCRDSRTVLGVDDQGRTLIATLTGPRGAYAPDGGFLPEIAVPLKSLGVMDAVNLDGGGSTTLLTDSDRTREGAPADWTRQNGLTDGPAPGTERDVNDALYIGDGGYPQ
- a CDS encoding peptidase inhibitor family I36 protein → MKITILRGSLFAGALAALCSMLFVLPASASYEDCDKLTFCLYTGESGTGSAQRLALKDGDKALAYDGTWNEKTVSIANNTPLWACLYENTQYGAALQAVAPGAKGDLATLATPGAPAGNNLAGKVSSHKLVSAQSLCFTGYERCTDDKVCIFREKNGRGPMFETAIDYRQYAGGWEANVQSVRNRTGTAVCFYNEHTWSGTFPSGAKAYRVNRGDSTSLAGEFAGTFGSHKFTTSETDSVCP
- a CDS encoding Lrp/AsnC family transcriptional regulator produces the protein MDRIDREILGVLQQDARISYRDLGVRVGLSANAAADRVRRMRRDGVIRGFTTLVDPAADSGGGLVVFIDVTLRLDTTNEDFEKAVARMPGITEVVHVTGEHDYLVRARAADPAALDGLLRRLKREAGVAHSNTRIALRAATRPAL
- a CDS encoding carboxyl transferase domain-containing protein gives rise to the protein MADRLSAREALAALTDPDTFAELPAPPRAVRTDGPLGWPGYDASRERAAARTGEQESVVCGTARIGGREAVLISFEFGFLGGSLGERTGDRLEAAYTHAREHRLPLVSLIATGGSRMQEGMIALTQLQRVARQSVLTRAAGLPQLAVLRDPTTGGGWATLGAGADVVLALPGAQVGFAGSRVRPADADPAAYTAEGQYAAGQVDAVVPAAELPGALAVWLRLLAAPEGPAVPADPPAALARGHRPAAAGEVPPPATGWAAVQQARHPDRPRAEAYLDSYFELRMPLSGDRAGGTDPGMLCGFGVREGRTIGYAAQCGTATRPAGYRTASRLIRLADRLGFPVLTLVDTPGAANDAAAERAGAGPAIADTFAAVAAARVPVTTLLIGEGGSGGALALAAPGRMWATPDSYFSVIAPEMATAILKRPPTEAPLTADQLRLRPQDLVSLGLAQAVVPLGGESQPRRRLS
- a CDS encoding MFS transporter — translated: MFADLTPLRESADYRRLWTGNTITWIGQGMTSLAVSLQIYDITRSSFAVGLVGLFSLVPLVVFGLYGGAIADTVDRRKLGLYSSVGACSLSVALAGAAVLGFHRVWFLYAIVALQAVCFALLSPARSAMIPKLLPPGQLPAANALTSVTNTFGMMIGPMLGGLIVGWWGYQAAYLIDVLTFSAALYAMWRLPPMRPERADDKRGRASVLDGLRFLATRPNIRMTFFTDMCAMVLAHPRALFPAVAVLWYGGDAKTVGLLVAAPAVGALLGGLFSGWQGRIRRHGVAILLSVAAWGVAIAVFGLSRNLWLGLFFLAVAGCCDTVSMVFRSTMLQTATPDEMRGRLQGVFIVVVAGGPRLGDFLAGSLADLASPRVAVTGGGIACVVAVGLLAARWRGFAHYDARTPQP